Proteins encoded by one window of Engraulis encrasicolus isolate BLACKSEA-1 chromosome 21, IST_EnEncr_1.0, whole genome shotgun sequence:
- the LOC134438079 gene encoding ras-related protein rab7-like yields the protein MTGSSQCRSGIPLGKGVPFYRGADCCVLVFDVTAPNTFKTLDSWRDEFLIQASPRDPENFPFVVLGNKIDLENRQVTTKRAQAWCQSKNNIPYFETSAKEAINVEQAFQTIARNALKQETEVELYNEFPEPIKLDRIDRGNLQTGITYL from the exons ATGACCGGCTCGTCACAATGCAG ATCTGGGATACCGCTGGGCAAGGGAGTACCATTCTACCGCGGCGCTGACTGCTGCGTTCTAGTGTTCGACGTGACCGCCCCCAACACCTTCAAGACCCTGGACAGCTGGAGAGACGAGTTCCTGATCCAGGCCAGCCCGCGCGACCCAGAGAACTTCCCCTTCGTCGTCCTCGGCAACAAGATTGACCTGGAGAACAGACAG GTGACAACCAAGCGGGCACAGGCATGGTGCCAGAGCAAGAACAACATCCCCTACTTTGAGACGAGCGCAAAGGAAGCCATTAACGTGGAGCAAGCTTTCCAGACCATAGCACGCAATGCCCTGAAGCAG GAAACGGAGGTGGAGTTGTACAATGAGTTCCCTGAGCCAATCAAACTGGACAGAATCGACAGGGGAAATTTGCAAACAGGTATAACTTACCTCTGA